From the genome of Cognaticolwellia beringensis, one region includes:
- a CDS encoding YigZ family protein codes for MSKPYQIAAQEIVDETIVTRSRFICYLQPCASAAEAKAFIKSLQVLHPQANHHCYAFIAGRPENSQLYGFSDDGEPSGTAGKPMLTMLMGSNIGEICAVVVRYFGGTKLGPGGLQRAYGGSVKQALAILPTKLKIPMVRKTLACQYTQVNDVLYFIGQIGGEIIQQDYNENVVLTLALPDEKLDLFQQQIQTMSAGQLTLQPITNKQ; via the coding sequence GTGTCTAAACCATACCAAATAGCGGCACAAGAGATTGTTGATGAAACAATAGTCACGCGCAGCCGCTTTATTTGCTACCTTCAACCTTGTGCTAGTGCAGCAGAAGCTAAAGCTTTTATTAAAAGCTTACAAGTACTGCATCCACAGGCTAACCACCACTGTTATGCTTTTATTGCCGGTCGACCTGAGAACAGCCAATTATATGGCTTTTCTGATGATGGCGAGCCATCAGGCACGGCTGGTAAGCCTATGCTAACGATGTTGATGGGCAGTAATATCGGTGAAATTTGTGCCGTTGTTGTGCGATATTTTGGGGGAACCAAGCTTGGACCCGGCGGATTGCAACGAGCTTATGGTGGTAGTGTAAAGCAAGCATTGGCGATTTTACCGACAAAACTGAAAATTCCTATGGTACGCAAAACACTAGCGTGTCAATATACACAAGTGAATGATGTTTTGTATTTTATTGGTCAAATTGGTGGTGAAATTATCCAGCAAGACTACAATGAAAACGTGGTTCTTACTCTCGCATTACCTGATGAAAAACTTGATCTTTTCCAACAGCAAATACAAACAATGTCTGCTGGGCAGTTAACGCTTCAACCTATAACTAACAAGCAATAA
- the pepQ gene encoding Xaa-Pro dipeptidase translates to MNILASQYPAHVAELQKRTKAVLKRENLEGLVIHSGQEIKAFLDDNSYPFRVNPHFKAWLPLVDVANCWLLVNGTDKPTLIYYQPVDFWHKVIGLADDYWNDFFDIKILAKASEVDKLLPYDKKAFAYIGAHIEVAKALGFEHINPEPLINYLHFHRAYKTSYEQECMRRSSAIAVKGHKAAKAAFFDGASEYDIQHAYLKATQHVESETPYGNIVALNENTAILHYTALDRGVPQAHRSFLLDAGANFNGYASDITRTYSFKRDRFAELIARMDSLMLNAVDALKPGLSYVDLHIATYREIGKVLKEFNYINVDVDTAVETGIISTFFPHGLGHHLGLQVHDVGGFMADERGTHVNSPEAHAFLRASRVIETNQVFTVEPGLYFIDSLLADLKQSAHGKMVNWQEVDAMRPFGGIRIEDNIIVHQSHNENMTRDFDLN, encoded by the coding sequence ATGAATATACTAGCAAGCCAATACCCAGCTCACGTTGCTGAGTTACAAAAACGCACTAAAGCCGTATTGAAGAGAGAAAATCTTGAAGGTTTAGTTATTCATTCTGGTCAAGAAATTAAAGCGTTCTTAGACGATAACAGCTATCCATTTCGTGTTAACCCTCACTTTAAAGCTTGGCTGCCCTTAGTTGATGTTGCCAATTGCTGGTTACTAGTAAATGGCACAGATAAACCAACATTAATTTATTATCAGCCGGTTGATTTTTGGCATAAAGTTATTGGCTTAGCGGATGATTATTGGAATGATTTTTTCGATATTAAGATTTTAGCTAAAGCGAGTGAAGTCGATAAGTTACTACCTTATGATAAAAAAGCCTTTGCTTATATTGGTGCACATATTGAAGTCGCTAAAGCATTAGGGTTTGAGCATATTAATCCTGAGCCGTTGATTAACTATCTCCACTTCCATCGTGCCTATAAAACCTCATACGAACAAGAATGTATGCGCCGTTCTAGTGCCATTGCGGTTAAGGGACATAAAGCAGCAAAGGCTGCCTTTTTTGATGGTGCCTCAGAATATGATATTCAGCACGCATATTTAAAAGCTACACAGCATGTTGAAAGCGAAACACCCTACGGTAATATTGTTGCGCTAAATGAAAACACGGCAATTTTACATTACACCGCTTTAGATCGTGGTGTACCACAAGCCCACCGTTCTTTTTTGCTTGATGCAGGCGCTAATTTTAATGGTTATGCATCAGATATCACACGTACTTACTCTTTTAAACGTGATCGCTTTGCTGAGTTAATTGCTCGCATGGATAGTTTAATGCTAAATGCCGTCGATGCTTTAAAACCTGGGCTTAGTTATGTTGATCTACATATTGCAACATATCGCGAAATTGGTAAGGTCTTAAAAGAGTTTAACTATATCAATGTTGATGTAGACACGGCTGTGGAAACTGGCATTATTTCGACCTTCTTCCCACATGGCTTAGGGCATCATCTAGGTTTACAAGTTCATGATGTTGGCGGTTTTATGGCAGACGAACGTGGCACTCATGTTAATAGTCCAGAAGCCCATGCTTTTTTACGTGCCTCGCGTGTAATCGAAACTAATCAGGTTTTTACTGTTGAGCCGGGTTTATACTTTATCGACTCATTACTTGCTGATTTGAAGCAATCTGCTCATGGCAAAATGGTGAATTGGCAGGAAGTTGATGCTATGCGTCCATTTGGCGGTATCAGAATAGAAGATAATATTATTGTGCACCAATCACACAATGAAAATATGACGCGTGATTTTGACTTAAACTAA
- a CDS encoding transglycosylase SLT domain-containing protein, producing the protein MPSGCFRFIKTIILASLFASTSTFANDESLQRKTFLQAEKQIWNDSSATYQNLYNQLHYYPLQPYLDQKRLMAKMKLSSASEISDFLTKYEGTPLDWPLRKKWLTYLAKRNKPVLFQTFFKPTSNVELTCQYYSFELQTGVAPTRVLPKVSSLWMVGKSQPKVCDPLFKKWQQAGYRTNDMIWQRIVLSADGGKHSLIPYLTKLLPENEQAMAKLWHKVRRDPAYISKLSRFSHKTEREAEIVTYGLKRLIWRSPEQALDTYALAKSLLPFTKQQQQQITLKFALALASKNHADAANWLEQVDENLFSSNLTQWYITDALRDQNWQHIKDKLLKLPKTVQQSLQWRYWYSRSLLATDDLVQGTKLLNELAQSRHYYGFLAASYLNKASNFQNMPLVVSADEKALIVKSPEAKRAFELFAIGRFHHARLEWNYWLSKLNKREKLVASKVANEMQWFDRAIFTLAKVGYLNDVNLRFPLGFETDIKHYSGNEKINPAWAFAIARRESSFMSDANSPAGAKGLMQIMPGTAKQLARKKVSNQYLFKAKNNIKLGTKYLRDLLDKHDGNQVLATAAYNAGPYRVKSWLKDAEPLPADVWIETIPFKETREYVKSVLAYQQIYQHKVGQTGSLFDQIIAMNINE; encoded by the coding sequence ATGCCGTCAGGTTGCTTCCGATTTATCAAAACCATCATATTAGCTAGTCTATTTGCTAGTACTTCAACATTTGCAAATGATGAAAGCCTACAGCGAAAGACTTTTCTGCAAGCCGAAAAGCAAATTTGGAACGATAGCTCTGCCACGTATCAAAATTTATATAACCAACTGCACTATTACCCGCTACAACCTTATTTAGATCAAAAGCGCTTAATGGCCAAAATGAAGTTGTCTTCGGCGTCTGAGATCAGTGACTTCCTAACAAAATATGAAGGTACACCGCTTGATTGGCCATTAAGAAAAAAATGGTTAACTTATCTAGCCAAGCGCAATAAGCCAGTACTTTTCCAGACTTTTTTCAAACCAACGAGCAATGTCGAGCTAACGTGCCAATATTATAGTTTTGAATTGCAAACCGGTGTAGCGCCAACGAGAGTTTTACCGAAAGTTAGCTCGCTTTGGATGGTGGGTAAGTCACAACCTAAAGTATGTGATCCCTTGTTTAAAAAATGGCAACAAGCGGGTTACCGTACCAATGATATGATTTGGCAACGTATTGTTTTATCGGCTGATGGAGGCAAGCATAGCTTAATCCCATATTTAACTAAGTTATTACCTGAAAATGAGCAGGCTATGGCTAAGCTATGGCATAAGGTACGTCGCGATCCTGCATACATCAGTAAATTGTCTAGATTTAGTCATAAAACAGAACGTGAAGCTGAGATAGTCACTTATGGATTAAAGCGTCTTATATGGCGCTCACCTGAACAAGCACTTGATACTTATGCTTTAGCGAAATCGCTATTGCCCTTTACTAAGCAACAACAGCAACAAATTACCCTTAAGTTCGCCTTGGCGTTAGCCAGTAAAAACCATGCTGATGCTGCTAATTGGCTAGAGCAAGTTGATGAAAATTTATTCAGTAGTAACTTAACGCAATGGTATATAACCGATGCGCTGCGTGATCAAAATTGGCAGCACATAAAAGATAAGCTATTAAAATTACCAAAAACAGTGCAGCAGAGTTTACAGTGGCGTTATTGGTATAGCAGAAGTTTATTGGCTACCGATGATCTAGTACAAGGGACTAAGCTGTTAAATGAACTTGCGCAAAGTCGGCATTACTATGGTTTTTTAGCCGCTAGTTACTTAAATAAAGCCTCTAATTTTCAAAATATGCCACTTGTTGTCAGTGCTGATGAAAAAGCTTTGATTGTTAAAAGTCCGGAAGCAAAAAGAGCGTTTGAACTTTTTGCCATTGGCCGGTTTCATCACGCTCGCTTAGAGTGGAATTACTGGCTGTCAAAATTAAACAAACGCGAAAAGTTAGTCGCCTCTAAAGTCGCTAATGAAATGCAATGGTTTGACCGAGCAATCTTTACCTTAGCGAAAGTTGGTTATCTTAATGATGTAAATTTACGTTTTCCGCTTGGTTTTGAAACCGACATTAAACACTATTCAGGTAATGAAAAAATTAATCCGGCATGGGCGTTTGCCATTGCGCGACGTGAAAGCTCGTTTATGTCTGATGCGAACTCGCCAGCAGGTGCTAAAGGCTTAATGCAAATAATGCCAGGTACGGCAAAACAACTTGCTCGTAAAAAAGTCTCTAATCAATATTTATTTAAAGCTAAAAATAATATCAAATTAGGCACGAAATATTTACGGGACTTACTCGACAAACATGACGGTAATCAGGTGCTAGCTACTGCAGCATATAACGCAGGACCTTATCGAGTAAAAAGTTGGTTAAAAGACGCAGAGCCTTTACCAGCAGACGTTTGGATAGAAACAATACCGTTTAAAGAAACCCGAGAATACGTTAAAAGTGTTTTAGCTTATCAGCAAATTTATCAACACAAAGTAGGGCAGACAGGGTCTTTATTTGACCAAATTATCGCGATGAACATAAACGAGTAG
- the tusA gene encoding sulfurtransferase TusA — MTDSPFFNTDHKLDAIGLRCPEPVMMLRLQIRKMALGETLLVIADDPSTARDIPSFCRFMEHQLIEQQVDQLPFQYIIKKGL, encoded by the coding sequence ATGACCGATAGCCCTTTCTTTAACACAGACCACAAATTAGATGCTATTGGGCTTCGCTGCCCTGAACCTGTGATGATGTTACGTCTACAAATTCGTAAAATGGCTTTAGGTGAAACCCTACTGGTAATTGCAGACGACCCTTCTACTGCAAGAGATATTCCTAGTTTTTGTCGCTTTATGGAACATCAGCTTATTGAACAGCAAGTAGATCAATTGCCTTTTCAATATATTATTAAAAAAGGGTTGTGA